Proteins from a genomic interval of Lycium ferocissimum isolate CSIRO_LF1 chromosome 2, AGI_CSIRO_Lferr_CH_V1, whole genome shotgun sequence:
- the LOC132046883 gene encoding E3 ubiquitin-protein ligase RSL1-like, producing the protein MGNTLPKIGQTHSENTQQQELQVTELPDESQPFTCEICIEPMLLPNKKFKNQNHCVHPFCIDCIVKYISVKLEDNVGEIPCPSLNCNQFLDPISCRNLVGPQLFVKWSDVLCESAVLTLAQCYCPNQNCSALILDECGENAKRSQCPNCKRFFCFKCKLPWHAGFQCDESRELRDRNDVVFGVVAERNKWNRCPQCRHFVELIEGCKIVKCRCGANFCYNCGKRVYHHWCGCDSASRFCIRVVQVFSWIFVILAILFLFWDFHKSVCT; encoded by the exons ATGGGAAACACACTGCCAAAAATCGGCCAAACTCATTCAGAAAATACCCAACAACAAGAATTGCAAGTGACGGAATTACCAGATGAATCTCAACCATTCACCTGTGAAATTTGTATCGAGCCTATGTTGTTACCcaataaaaaattcaagaatcaaAATCACTGTGTTCATCCTTTCTGTATCGACTGTATTGTAAAATACATCTCCGTCAAGCTTGAAGACAACGTTGGCGAAATTCCATGTCCGTCTTTAAATTGTAACCAATTTTTGGACCCAATTTCTTGTCGGAATCTTGTGGGTCCCCAGCTGTTTGTCAAATGGTCCGACGTGTTATGTGAGTCCGCTGTTTTAACGTTGGCGCAGTGTTACTGTCCGAATCAGAATTGTTCGGCTTTGATATTGGATGAGTGTGGTGAGAATGCTAAGCGATCACAGTGCCCAAATTGTAAGagatttttttgctttaagtgTAAGCTTCCATGGCATGCTGGATTTCAGTGTGATGAGAGTAGGGAATTAAGGGACAGAAACGACGtcgtttttggtgttgttgctGAGCGTAATAAGTGGAACAGGTGTCCTCAGTGTCGTCACTTTGTTGAACTTATTGAAGGTTGCAAAATTGTTAAATGCAG GTGTGGTGCCAATTTCTGCTACAACTGCGGAAAACGAGTTTATCATCACTGGTGTGGTTGTGATTCTGCTTCCAGGTTCTGCATAAGGGTCGTCCAAGTGTTTTCTTGGATTTTTGTTATCCTAGCTATCCTTTTCCTCTTCTGGGATTTCCATAAAAG